From the Vicia villosa cultivar HV-30 ecotype Madison, WI unplaced genomic scaffold, Vvil1.0 ctg.000212F_1_1, whole genome shotgun sequence genome, one window contains:
- the LOC131625394 gene encoding protein DUF642 L-GALACTONO-1,4-LACTONE-RESPONSIVE GENE 2-like → MAGTFICTLFMTLLFAVSAFANFHHSRSPEVFFQNGNFEEKPNPRNLKKTRLIGTHALPKWEINGLVEYISGGPQPGGMYFPVTHGVHAVRLGNEASISQTIKVKPGQWYALILGATRTCAQDEVLRISVPSQSGDVPLQTLYSLNGDVIAWGFKASSSTAKVTFHNPGVQEDPTCGPLLDAVAIREFYPPMPTRANLVKNPGFEEGPFPIFNSTNGVLLPPKQQDLVSPLPGWIIESLKAIKFIDSNYFQVPFGHGAVELVAGKESAIAQILRTVPNKVYNMKFTIGDGRNGCHGSMMVEAFAAKDTLKVPFKSVGKGTFKTASFNFKAVSDRTRITFYSAFYHTRIDDFGSLCGPVLDQVIVSPVA, encoded by the exons ATGGCAGGGACATTCATATGTACACTTTTCATGACTTTGCTATTTGCTGTTTCGGCATTTGCTAATTTTCATCATTCCAGGTCACCAGAAG TTTTCTTCCAAAATGGGAACTTTGAGGAGAAGCCAAACCCAAGAAACCTAAAGAAAACAAGACTTATAGGGACACATGCACTTCCCAAATGGGAAATCAATGGTCTAGTTGAGTACATCTCTGGAGGACCCCAACCAGGAGGAATGTACTTCCCAGTGACACATGGAGTTCATGCAGTTAGGCTTGGAAATGAAGCCTCCATCTCCCAAACCATTAAAGTCAAACCTGGTCAATGGTATGCTCTGATATTAGGAGCCACAAGGACTTGTGCTCAAGATGAAGTATTGAGAATCTCAGTACCTTCACAATCTGGTGATGTTCCTTTGCAAACACTCTATAGCCTCAACGGCGATGTCATTGCTTGGGGATTCAAGGCTAGTTCTTCTACTGCAAAAGTTACTTTCCATAACCCTGGTGTTCAAGAAGATCCTACTTGTGGTCCACTTTTGGATGCTGTTGCTATTAGAGAGTTCTACCCTCCAATGCCTACAAGAG CTAATTTGGTGAAAAACCCTGGCTTTGAGGAGGGTCCATTTCCGATTTTCAACTCAACCAATGGTGTTCTTCTCCCTCCAAAACAACAAGATCTTGTGTCACCACTCCCCGGTTGGATTATTGAATCCCTCAAAGCAATTAAGTTCATTGATTCAAACTATTTCCAAGTACCGTTTGGACACGGAGCAGTTGAGCTTGTTGCAGGAAAGGAAAGTGCCATTGCGCAAATTTTAAGAACAGTTCCAAACAAAGTCTACAACATGAAATTCACAATTGGTGATGGAAGAAATGGTTGTCATGGATCAATGATGGTTGAAGCTTTTGCTGCAAAAGATACTCTTAAAGTTCCTTTCAAATCTGTAGGAAAGGGAACATTCAAGACCGCAAGTTTCAACTTCAAAGCAGTTTCAGACAGAACAAGAATCACATTCTATAGCGCTTTCTATCATACAAGGATTGATGATTTTGGATCTCTTTGTGGCCCGGTTCTTGATCAAGTTATAGTATCCCCAGTTGCCTAA